From Rhodobium gokarnense, the proteins below share one genomic window:
- a CDS encoding IclR family transcriptional regulator, which translates to MATTKDATGSQSIERATSLLAIVAEHHRSGASLGTLVSASGLTRATVRRLLVALMRADLVDQDEDTRQYRLGAGCYILGVIASDRFGLHPLAHASVIRLARASEDTAFFSLRRGDHTTCLIREDGQHPIRSHVLSVGQFHPLGVAAHGIAILAALPDDEMNAVIEANTPVYRERYPMLTDELLRQVIAETRERGFALNPGIFHPGSWAIGVAVRNADGVPVGGLSIGSIEQRLQGARQQELAELLRTEANTIEAKLARQVGKVRRGAPARPAKQA; encoded by the coding sequence ATGGCTACCACAAAGGACGCGACCGGCAGCCAGAGCATCGAGAGGGCGACAAGCCTTCTTGCCATCGTCGCGGAACACCACCGCTCCGGCGCTTCGCTGGGGACCCTCGTTTCGGCCAGCGGGCTGACCCGTGCAACGGTCCGCCGGTTGCTGGTGGCCCTGATGCGTGCCGACCTCGTCGATCAGGACGAGGACACCCGCCAGTACCGCCTCGGCGCTGGCTGCTACATTCTCGGCGTCATTGCGTCCGACCGTTTCGGCCTGCATCCGCTCGCGCATGCCAGCGTCATTCGCCTCGCGCGCGCCTCAGAAGACACGGCCTTCTTCTCGCTTCGGCGGGGCGACCACACGACTTGTCTCATCCGCGAGGACGGCCAGCACCCGATCCGCTCACATGTTCTGAGCGTCGGCCAGTTCCATCCCCTTGGCGTCGCCGCGCACGGGATTGCCATCCTGGCGGCGCTGCCCGACGATGAAATGAATGCGGTGATCGAGGCCAACACGCCCGTCTACCGGGAGCGCTATCCGATGCTGACGGATGAACTCCTGCGCCAGGTCATCGCCGAGACGCGCGAGCGCGGCTTTGCGCTTAATCCGGGGATCTTCCATCCCGGCTCCTGGGCCATCGGCGTTGCCGTGCGCAATGCCGATGGCGTTCCGGTGGGCGGTCTTTCCATCGGCTCCATCGAGCAGCGCCTGCAGGGCGCGCGCCAGCAGGAACTTGCCGAGCTCCTGCGCACCGAGGCCAACACCATCGAGGCGAAGCTGGCAAGGCAGGTGGGCAAGGTTCGCCGCGGTGCGCCGGCCCGGCCGGCCAAACAGGCTTAG
- a CDS encoding PCC domain-containing protein yields the protein MSQINTSAASSGDRRLVHPGPVDPERIASSEGHARRVDVAFRQGQTLLEAVTEALGAAGLAAGCLEFSDVAFSPMEYVKPTYSDTPERVAYYSETHKPEGVVRIERAYATVGEREGETFLHCHALWRDADGTVCGGHLWPHMTRIAEPGSAVLYGVTGTRMAATYDPETNFTLFQPSAGDASAGETGPRAVIARVRPNEDMIEAIEALCARHGFRQAVVRSGIGSTVGVRFEDGLANDEPPTELAVLNGRVSTGADGKPRADVEIFLIDASGAVHTGKPVRGDNPILISLELVVEETAS from the coding sequence ATGTCACAGATCAACACGTCCGCCGCTTCCTCCGGGGATCGCCGCCTCGTCCATCCGGGACCGGTCGATCCTGAGCGCATCGCAAGCTCAGAAGGGCATGCGCGGCGCGTCGACGTCGCGTTCCGGCAGGGTCAGACGCTGCTTGAGGCGGTCACGGAGGCGCTCGGCGCGGCCGGCCTCGCCGCCGGGTGCCTCGAATTTTCAGACGTCGCCTTCTCGCCGATGGAATATGTCAAGCCGACCTATTCCGACACCCCGGAGCGGGTCGCCTATTACAGCGAAACCCACAAGCCGGAGGGCGTGGTGCGCATCGAGCGCGCCTATGCGACGGTCGGCGAGCGCGAGGGCGAGACGTTCCTGCATTGCCATGCGCTGTGGCGCGACGCCGACGGCACGGTTTGCGGCGGACACCTCTGGCCGCATATGACGCGAATCGCGGAGCCGGGCTCCGCGGTTCTCTATGGCGTCACCGGGACGAGAATGGCCGCGACCTACGACCCGGAGACCAATTTCACGCTGTTCCAGCCCTCGGCCGGAGACGCATCGGCCGGCGAGACCGGCCCGCGCGCGGTCATCGCCCGGGTACGGCCCAACGAGGACATGATCGAGGCCATCGAGGCGCTCTGCGCCCGCCATGGCTTCAGACAAGCTGTCGTGCGCAGCGGCATCGGCAGCACCGTCGGCGTGCGGTTCGAGGACGGCCTTGCCAATGACGAGCCGCCGACCGAACTTGCCGTCCTCAACGGACGGGTCTCGACCGGCGCCGACGGGAAGCCGAGGGCAGATGTGGAGATCTTTCTGATCGATGCGTCCGGGGCCGTCCACACCGGCAAGCCGGTGCGCGGCGACAACCCGATCCTCATCTCGCTGGAACTGGTGGTCGAGGAAACGGCGTCCTGA
- a CDS encoding transketolase family protein, with protein sequence MSTAQTETAAPAKNAPAIIASSVDEGHRTKQAPFGETLVSLARTMPEIVGMSADLAKYTDIHIFAAAYPDRFYQMGMSEQLMMTAAGGLAKEGFIPFATTYATFAARRCYDFISQAVAEQNANVKIVGGLPGLTTGYGPSHQSTDDLAIFRAMPNLTVIDPCDAHEIEQLVPALAKHDGPVYTRILRGAVPLILDEYDYQFELGKAKLLRGGRDVLIIGTGFMTMRALDAAKRLAADGVDVAVLHVPTLKPLDEATIIREASRTGRLVVTAENHSCIGGLGDAVASLLFRSGVTPAMRQIALPDAFLKAGSLEVLQHRYGISTDAMVHSIKCWL encoded by the coding sequence ATGAGCACTGCCCAGACCGAAACGGCCGCACCGGCCAAGAACGCACCCGCCATCATCGCCTCGTCCGTCGACGAAGGGCACCGCACCAAGCAGGCGCCGTTCGGCGAGACGCTGGTCAGCCTTGCGCGGACCATGCCCGAGATCGTCGGCATGAGCGCGGATCTCGCCAAATACACCGACATCCACATCTTCGCGGCGGCCTATCCCGATCGCTTCTACCAGATGGGCATGTCGGAACAGCTCATGATGACGGCGGCCGGCGGGCTGGCCAAGGAGGGCTTCATTCCCTTCGCCACCACCTACGCCACCTTCGCCGCCCGGCGCTGCTACGACTTCATCTCCCAGGCGGTCGCCGAGCAGAACGCCAACGTCAAGATCGTCGGCGGCCTGCCGGGCCTGACCACTGGCTACGGCCCGAGCCACCAGTCGACGGATGACCTGGCGATCTTCCGCGCCATGCCGAACCTCACCGTCATTGACCCGTGCGACGCCCACGAGATCGAGCAGCTTGTGCCGGCGCTCGCCAAGCATGACGGACCGGTCTACACGCGCATCCTGCGCGGCGCCGTGCCCCTGATCCTTGACGAATACGACTACCAGTTCGAGCTCGGCAAGGCCAAGCTCCTGCGCGGCGGCCGCGACGTCCTCATCATCGGCACCGGCTTCATGACCATGCGCGCCCTCGACGCCGCCAAGAGGCTGGCCGCCGATGGCGTCGACGTGGCCGTCCTCCACGTGCCGACGCTGAAGCCGCTCGATGAGGCGACCATCATCCGCGAGGCGAGCCGCACGGGCCGCCTGGTCGTCACCGCCGAGAACCACTCCTGCATCGGCGGCCTCGGCGATGCGGTGGCGAGCCTCCTGTTCCGCTCCGGCGTGACGCCGGCCATGCGCCAGATCGCCCTGCCCGACGCCTTCCTCAAGGCCGGCTCGCTGGAGGTCCTGCAGCATCGCTACGGTATCTCGACCGATGCGATGGTCCACTCGATCAAGTGCTGGCTCTGA
- a CDS encoding molybdopterin guanine dinucleotide-containing S/N-oxide reductase: MTTYTAAHWGVYEVEPSAAEGPRIRPVAGDPDPSSIGLHQLDPALNRTRVRRPAVRKSWLEHGPGARTDLRGREPFVEVDWDRALDLVAAELQRVRTRYGNAAIFGGSYGWASAGRFHHAQSQVHRFLNTIGGYVRHLNSYSLGAAHVILPHVVATMTDLQHMHTSWDVMAEHTELFVTFGGVPAKNAQMAPGGSGLHRVPEGLRRMQKAGVRFVNIGPVDDNLETGGDHEWIPARPNSDVAMMLGLAWTLVDRGLCDRAFLASHCVGFERFERYLTGTEDGIAKTPAWAEALCGVPAERIEALAVEMAGARTMLNVAWSLQRAHHGEQPFWMVITLAAMLGQIGLPGGGFGVGYGAMNTLGSPHRRLSGPRLDQGRNAVDAFIPVARIADLLLHPGETFPYDGVDRTYPDIHLVYWAGGNPYHHHQDLNRMERAWQKPDTIVVNEQCWTATAKRADVVFPATTGLERDDISYATQEGLLVATKQVVPPFAEARHDFDIFCGLAERMGVAEAFTEGRDAEAWIRHIYEDCRERWDKAGVDIPDFDTFWEKGLVDLDKDAGPVIMLSEFRSDPEANPLKTPSGKLELFSEEIESFGYADCPGHATWMAPCEWLGAEQAHAFPLHLISDQPARKLHSQLDDSAYSRKGKVGGREPLLIHPDDAVRRGIAAGDVVEVFNGRGRCLAAAVPSEDIMPGVVRMSTGAWYDPDPETGLERHGNPNVLTLDIGTSSLSQGCAAHTCLVDVRGPVNEPAPVRAFEAPELISGDDL; the protein is encoded by the coding sequence ATGACGACCTACACCGCAGCCCATTGGGGCGTCTATGAAGTGGAGCCGTCCGCGGCGGAGGGGCCGCGCATCCGGCCGGTCGCCGGCGATCCGGACCCGTCGTCCATAGGCCTTCATCAACTGGACCCGGCGCTCAACCGCACACGGGTGCGGCGGCCTGCCGTGCGCAAGAGCTGGCTGGAGCACGGTCCCGGCGCCCGGACCGATCTGCGCGGCCGCGAGCCGTTCGTGGAAGTGGACTGGGACCGGGCGCTCGACCTCGTTGCCGCCGAGCTTCAGCGCGTGCGCACCCGATATGGCAATGCGGCGATCTTCGGCGGGTCCTATGGCTGGGCCAGCGCCGGCCGGTTCCACCACGCCCAGAGCCAGGTCCATCGCTTCCTCAACACCATCGGCGGCTATGTGCGCCACCTCAACTCCTACAGCCTCGGCGCGGCGCATGTGATCCTGCCCCATGTGGTGGCGACGATGACCGACCTGCAGCACATGCACACGTCCTGGGACGTCATGGCCGAGCATACGGAACTGTTCGTCACCTTCGGCGGCGTTCCGGCCAAGAACGCGCAGATGGCGCCCGGCGGCTCCGGCCTGCACCGGGTGCCGGAAGGGCTGCGGCGAATGCAAAAGGCCGGCGTCCGCTTCGTCAATATCGGTCCCGTCGACGACAATCTGGAGACCGGCGGAGACCACGAATGGATCCCGGCACGGCCGAATTCCGATGTTGCGATGATGCTGGGGCTTGCCTGGACGCTGGTCGACCGGGGCCTTTGCGACCGGGCGTTCCTCGCCTCCCACTGCGTCGGTTTCGAGCGCTTTGAGCGCTATCTCACCGGAACTGAGGACGGCATCGCCAAGACGCCGGCCTGGGCGGAGGCGCTGTGCGGCGTTCCGGCGGAGCGGATCGAGGCGCTTGCCGTGGAGATGGCGGGAGCGCGCACGATGCTGAACGTTGCCTGGTCGCTGCAACGCGCCCATCACGGCGAGCAGCCGTTCTGGATGGTGATCACGCTTGCCGCGATGCTCGGCCAGATCGGGCTTCCGGGCGGCGGCTTCGGCGTCGGCTACGGCGCCATGAACACGCTCGGCTCGCCCCATCGCCGGCTGTCCGGCCCGCGGCTCGACCAGGGCCGCAATGCCGTCGATGCCTTCATTCCGGTGGCGCGGATCGCCGACCTGCTGCTCCATCCGGGCGAGACCTTCCCCTATGACGGTGTCGACCGCACCTATCCCGACATCCATCTCGTCTACTGGGCCGGCGGCAATCCCTATCACCACCACCAGGACCTCAACCGGATGGAAAGGGCCTGGCAGAAGCCCGACACCATCGTCGTCAACGAGCAGTGCTGGACGGCGACCGCCAAGCGGGCCGATGTGGTGTTCCCGGCAACGACAGGCCTTGAGCGGGACGACATCTCCTACGCCACCCAGGAAGGGCTGCTGGTCGCCACCAAGCAGGTGGTTCCGCCCTTTGCCGAGGCGCGGCACGACTTCGACATTTTTTGCGGACTTGCCGAGCGGATGGGCGTTGCAGAGGCCTTCACCGAAGGGCGCGACGCCGAGGCGTGGATCCGGCATATCTACGAGGACTGCCGCGAGCGCTGGGACAAAGCCGGCGTCGATATTCCCGACTTCGACACGTTCTGGGAGAAGGGGCTGGTCGATCTGGACAAGGATGCGGGCCCGGTGATCATGCTGTCGGAGTTCCGCAGCGATCCCGAAGCCAATCCGCTGAAGACGCCGTCCGGCAAGCTCGAGCTTTTTTCGGAGGAGATAGAATCCTTCGGCTATGCGGACTGCCCGGGGCACGCCACCTGGATGGCGCCGTGCGAATGGCTTGGGGCCGAGCAGGCACATGCCTTCCCGCTGCATCTGATCTCCGACCAGCCGGCCCGCAAGCTGCACAGCCAGCTCGACGACAGCGCCTACAGCCGCAAGGGCAAAGTGGGTGGCCGCGAGCCGCTGCTGATCCATCCGGACGATGCGGTGCGCCGGGGCATTGCCGCCGGCGACGTCGTGGAGGTGTTCAACGGGCGGGGGCGCTGCCTTGCTGCGGCGGTGCCTTCTGAGGACATCATGCCGGGCGTGGTGCGCATGTCGACAGGGGCCTGGTACGACCCGGACCCGGAAACGGGGCTGGAGAGGCACGGCAATCCGAACGTTCTCACCCTCGATATCGGCACCTCGTCGCTGTCCCAGGGCTGTGCCGCCCACACCTGCCTCGTCGACGTGCGCGGTCCGGTCAACGAGCCGGCGCCGGTCAGGGCCTTCGAGGCGCCGGAGCTGATCTCCGGCGACGATCTCTAG
- a CDS encoding TRAP transporter substrate-binding protein — translation MALTIDRRRFVLAGGTAALAAPFILSGKARAAEFNYKFANNLTTDHALNVRVNEAIERIREESGGRVDIMVFPNNQLGSDTDTLSQLRSGAVEFFTLSGLILSTLVPIASINGIGFAFPDYETVWKTMDGDLGAHVRAGIEKSGLHAMEKIFDNGFRQVTTSTKPITGPDDLAGLKIRVPPSPLWTSMFQALGSAPVSINWNEVYTSLQTHVADAQENPLSTIKIGRLYEVQKYVSMTNHMWDGFWFLANSRAWGALPEDLQEIVSRNINQAAVEERADSEENNHNLRAELEGLGLTFNAPETGPIREKLRSAGFYDQWKKEYGEEAWSLLEQTTGKLG, via the coding sequence ATGGCTCTTACGATCGATCGGCGACGCTTTGTTCTGGCTGGTGGCACCGCTGCCCTTGCGGCACCCTTTATCCTGTCCGGCAAGGCCCGGGCCGCCGAGTTCAATTACAAATTCGCCAACAACCTGACCACCGACCACGCGCTGAACGTTCGCGTCAATGAGGCGATCGAGCGGATCCGCGAGGAATCCGGCGGCCGGGTCGACATCATGGTGTTCCCGAACAACCAGCTCGGCTCCGACACCGACACGCTCAGCCAGCTCCGCTCCGGCGCCGTTGAGTTCTTCACGCTTTCCGGCCTCATCCTGTCGACGCTGGTCCCGATCGCCTCGATCAACGGCATCGGCTTTGCCTTCCCGGATTACGAGACCGTCTGGAAGACCATGGACGGCGACCTCGGCGCCCATGTGCGCGCCGGCATCGAGAAGTCCGGCCTCCACGCCATGGAGAAGATCTTCGACAACGGCTTCCGCCAGGTCACCACGTCGACCAAGCCGATCACCGGCCCCGACGACCTCGCCGGCCTCAAGATCCGCGTCCCGCCGAGCCCGCTGTGGACCTCCATGTTCCAGGCCCTCGGCAGCGCCCCGGTCTCCATCAACTGGAACGAGGTCTACACCTCGCTGCAGACCCACGTCGCCGACGCCCAGGAAAACCCGCTGTCGACGATCAAGATCGGCCGCCTCTACGAGGTGCAGAAATACGTCTCGATGACCAACCACATGTGGGACGGGTTCTGGTTCCTGGCCAACAGCCGCGCCTGGGGCGCCCTGCCGGAGGACCTGCAGGAGATCGTCTCGCGCAACATCAACCAGGCGGCCGTCGAAGAGCGGGCAGACTCCGAAGAAAACAACCACAATCTCCGGGCGGAGCTGGAAGGCCTTGGCCTCACCTTCAATGCGCCCGAGACCGGACCGATCCGCGAAAAGCTTCGCTCCGCCGGCTTCTACGACCAGTGGAAGAAGGAATACGGCGAAGAAGCCTGGTCCTTGCTGGAACAGACCACCGGCAAGCTCGGCTGA
- a CDS encoding SDR family NAD(P)-dependent oxidoreductase yields MAGRLDGKRVAVIGAGSVGPGWGNGKAAAALFAREGGKVLCVDRNGDAAEETASLIRAEGNIAFAHAADATNPEAVRATIDAAERHLGGLDVLHVNIGISKAGGIEATSLDDWKAVFAVNLDAAFQLVQAALPLLEEGGGSIVFVSSLAAVQSGPYAYVGYEVSKAALCRLSRSIAMEYAARGVRCNTVLPGMIDTPHVQAFIAGGVAPEELAARRAAQVPMKRQGSAFDIAEAALFLASDAAGFITGVDLRVDGGMGLLAATSS; encoded by the coding sequence ATGGCAGGACGACTGGACGGCAAGCGGGTCGCGGTTATCGGCGCGGGCTCCGTCGGGCCCGGCTGGGGCAACGGCAAGGCGGCGGCGGCGCTGTTCGCGCGCGAGGGCGGAAAGGTTCTCTGTGTCGACCGCAATGGCGATGCGGCGGAAGAGACCGCGTCGCTGATCCGCGCCGAAGGCAACATCGCCTTCGCCCATGCGGCGGACGCCACCAATCCGGAGGCTGTCCGGGCGACGATCGACGCGGCGGAGCGGCATCTCGGCGGCCTCGACGTGCTCCACGTCAATATCGGCATCAGCAAGGCCGGCGGCATCGAGGCGACAAGCCTCGACGACTGGAAGGCCGTCTTCGCGGTCAATCTCGATGCCGCGTTCCAGCTCGTCCAGGCGGCACTGCCGCTTCTGGAGGAGGGCGGCGGCTCGATCGTCTTCGTCTCCTCGCTCGCCGCCGTGCAGAGCGGGCCCTACGCCTATGTCGGCTACGAGGTCTCCAAGGCCGCGCTCTGCCGGCTGTCGCGGAGCATCGCGATGGAATATGCCGCCCGCGGCGTGCGCTGCAACACGGTGCTGCCCGGCATGATCGACACGCCGCATGTCCAGGCATTCATCGCCGGCGGGGTGGCGCCCGAGGAGCTTGCGGCACGGCGGGCCGCACAGGTGCCGATGAAGCGGCAGGGCAGTGCCTTCGACATCGCCGAGGCGGCGCTGTTCCTCGCGTCCGATGCGGCCGGATTCATCACCGGCGTCGACC
- a CDS encoding transketolase, producing the protein MDAPALGDNSQLAEHSYRVRKNAIRMAEVHKQGYIAQALGVADVLTVMYFHAMNVRPEEPDWEERDRFLLSVGHYGIAHYSILTAAGYLPEEELVTYGLDDSRLPMSGMTHYTPGAEMSGGSIGLGLPMAVGMGLGLKRKKSDSFVYTLMGDGELAEGPTWEAAISASHYKLDNIIAVVDFNAIQADGPSREVMRTEPLIEKFEAFGFFAQRVDGNDLDALVKAFDAAREYDEPKPRIIICDTRLGNGVHFLENREKSHFVRLTQEEWDDAYEALDAWKTTRTR; encoded by the coding sequence ATGGACGCACCAGCCCTTGGCGACAACAGCCAACTCGCCGAACACTCCTACCGGGTTCGAAAAAATGCCATCCGCATGGCGGAGGTGCACAAGCAGGGCTACATCGCCCAGGCGCTCGGCGTCGCCGACGTCCTCACGGTGATGTATTTCCACGCCATGAATGTGCGCCCCGAGGAGCCGGACTGGGAGGAGCGCGACCGCTTCCTGCTCTCCGTCGGCCATTACGGCATCGCCCACTATTCGATCCTGACCGCGGCCGGCTACCTGCCGGAAGAAGAGCTCGTCACCTACGGCCTCGACGACAGCCGACTGCCGATGTCGGGCATGACCCACTACACGCCGGGCGCGGAAATGTCCGGAGGCTCGATCGGCCTCGGCCTGCCGATGGCCGTCGGCATGGGTCTCGGGCTGAAGCGCAAGAAGTCCGATTCCTTCGTCTACACCCTGATGGGCGACGGCGAACTGGCCGAAGGGCCGACCTGGGAAGCGGCGATCTCCGCCTCCCACTACAAGCTCGACAACATCATCGCCGTCGTCGACTTCAACGCCATCCAGGCCGACGGGCCGTCGCGCGAGGTGATGCGCACCGAGCCGCTGATCGAGAAGTTCGAGGCCTTCGGCTTCTTCGCCCAGCGCGTCGACGGCAACGACCTCGACGCGCTCGTCAAGGCGTTCGACGCCGCCCGCGAATATGACGAGCCCAAGCCCCGCATCATCATCTGCGACACCCGGCTCGGCAACGGCGTGCACTTTCTGGAAAACCGCGAGAAAAGCCACTTCGTCCGCCTGACCCAGGAAGAATGGGACGACGCCTACGAAGCGCTTGATGCATGGAAGACGACGAGGACCCGATGA
- a CDS encoding TRAP transporter large permease, which translates to MQSTTMVADDDTLPQVSENPEARKGSRYLWPVEFVAAILMVGIVALLFLGVVTRYFLNLPLIWVEEAASLCFLWLAMLGAAIAIDRNEHLRLTLVVHLLPKRLQDFVEALALAVVAAFLIALFPSAYEYAVAEWAITTPALQIPGTIRAAAIPFGMGLMLLLVAVYALQTCKLWHLLASAAILAVIGGLLWLTSPALISMGSSSLFLFLLAFVSLALAAGVPIAFCFGIGTLTYLAFGTHVPVFVMIGRIDEGMSGVVLMAVPIFVLLGCILDATGMGKAIVSFLSAILGHVRGGMSYVLLGSLFVVSGISGSKVSDMATVAPALFPEMKRRGNKPPQMVALLATGAAMADTVPPSIILIVMGSVAGISIAALFTTGIVIALVLLMVLAILARFLARTDDMTGISKAPRSVVKQTLVVAIPILILPFMIRFAVTDGIATATEVSTVAVLYALIVGATLYGGLSGRKLYEILVETSALTGAILLILGTALAMAWAITQAGVAHQLARMMSDLPGGWISFMALSIVMFIVLGCVLEGLPAIVLVSPLVFPISRQLGIHDVHYAMVMITAMNIGLMTPPVGIGFYLACRIGDGRPDEAIKAIWPFLGALLVGCLIIAFLPWISTFLL; encoded by the coding sequence ATGCAAAGCACCACAATGGTTGCGGACGACGATACGTTGCCGCAAGTCAGCGAAAACCCGGAAGCCCGCAAGGGCTCCCGGTACCTTTGGCCGGTCGAGTTCGTCGCTGCGATCCTCATGGTCGGCATCGTGGCGCTGCTGTTCCTCGGCGTCGTCACCCGCTACTTCCTGAACCTGCCGCTGATCTGGGTCGAGGAAGCCGCCTCCCTCTGCTTCCTCTGGCTGGCCATGCTCGGCGCGGCGATCGCCATCGACCGCAACGAGCATCTCCGGCTCACCCTCGTCGTGCACCTGCTGCCGAAACGGCTGCAGGACTTCGTCGAGGCCCTGGCCCTGGCCGTGGTTGCGGCCTTCCTGATCGCCCTCTTCCCATCGGCCTATGAATATGCCGTCGCGGAATGGGCGATCACCACGCCGGCCCTGCAGATCCCCGGCACCATCCGCGCCGCGGCCATTCCCTTCGGCATGGGGCTGATGCTGCTGCTGGTCGCCGTCTATGCCCTGCAGACCTGCAAGCTCTGGCATCTCCTCGCCTCCGCAGCGATTCTTGCCGTCATTGGCGGACTGCTGTGGCTGACCTCGCCGGCCCTCATCTCCATGGGCTCGTCGTCGCTGTTCCTGTTCCTCCTGGCCTTCGTCTCGCTGGCGCTCGCCGCCGGCGTGCCGATCGCCTTCTGCTTCGGCATCGGCACGCTGACCTATCTCGCCTTCGGCACCCACGTCCCGGTCTTCGTGATGATCGGCCGCATCGACGAGGGCATGTCCGGCGTCGTGCTGATGGCAGTTCCCATTTTCGTGCTGCTCGGCTGCATCCTCGATGCCACCGGCATGGGCAAGGCGATCGTCTCCTTCCTGTCGGCGATCCTCGGCCATGTCCGCGGCGGCATGTCCTATGTCCTGCTCGGCTCGCTGTTCGTCGTCTCCGGCATCTCCGGCTCCAAGGTCTCCGACATGGCGACCGTCGCGCCGGCCCTGTTCCCGGAGATGAAGCGGCGCGGCAACAAGCCGCCGCAGATGGTGGCGCTGCTCGCGACCGGCGCGGCGATGGCCGATACCGTGCCGCCGAGCATCATCCTCATCGTCATGGGCTCGGTCGCCGGCATCTCGATCGCTGCTCTCTTCACGACCGGCATCGTCATCGCCCTGGTGCTTCTGATGGTGCTCGCCATCCTCGCCCGGTTCCTGGCCCGCACCGACGACATGACCGGCATTTCCAAAGCCCCGCGCTCGGTCGTCAAGCAGACCCTCGTGGTCGCGATCCCGATCCTCATCCTGCCCTTCATGATCCGCTTTGCCGTCACCGACGGCATCGCCACGGCAACCGAGGTCTCGACCGTCGCCGTGCTCTATGCGCTGATCGTCGGCGCCACGCTCTATGGCGGGCTCAGCGGCAGGAAGCTCTACGAGATCCTGGTCGAGACCAGCGCGCTGACCGGCGCCATCCTGCTCATCCTCGGCACGGCGCTCGCCATGGCCTGGGCGATCACCCAGGCCGGCGTCGCCCACCAGCTCGCCCGCATGATGTCGGACCTGCCCGGCGGCTGGATCTCCTTCATGGCGCTGTCGATCGTCATGTTCATCGTCCTCGGCTGCGTCCTTGAGGGCCTGCCGGCGATCGTGCTCGTCTCGCCGCTGGTGTTCCCGATCTCGCGCCAGCTCGGCATCCACGACGTCCACTACGCGATGGTGATGATCACGGCGATGAACATCGGCCTGATGACGCCGCCGGTCGGCATCGGCTTCTACCTCGCCTGCCGCATCGGCGACGGCCGGCCGGACGAGGCGATCAAGGCGATCTGGCCGTTCCTCGGAGCGCTGCTCGTCGGCTGCCTGATCATCGCCTTCCTGCCCTGGATTTCGACCTTCCTCCTGTGA